From Spirosoma aerolatum, one genomic window encodes:
- a CDS encoding RraA family protein, whose amino-acid sequence MITNTLHTHTNGNGQAVAPSPFPIPVSEMRERYLRLYTGAVNDVLRFNYNMHATSLPPEFAPLREAMKMAGLAFTVKGGPDITTDGEFEMRAQMLEDLHQDSVVVWDCTGDTVTSQWGEVMTMAAMRIGCRGAVVNGIRDTQAILELGFSVFHKYKANTGMLGRFRMHHYQKPVLMGEVTVKPGDWVFGDIDGVISIPQHIAYEVLIAAEKIMHKEDEIREMVESGMKPTDVVKNGGYF is encoded by the coding sequence ATGATAACGAACACACTCCATACCCATACGAACGGCAACGGCCAGGCTGTTGCTCCATCGCCTTTCCCCATCCCCGTTTCCGAGATGCGGGAGCGATACCTGCGACTCTACACCGGCGCGGTCAACGATGTGCTGCGGTTTAATTACAACATGCACGCCACCAGTTTGCCGCCGGAGTTTGCCCCCCTCCGGGAAGCCATGAAAATGGCGGGCCTGGCTTTCACCGTGAAAGGTGGTCCCGATATTACCACCGACGGTGAGTTTGAAATGCGCGCGCAAATGCTCGAAGACCTACATCAGGATTCCGTGGTTGTCTGGGACTGCACCGGCGATACCGTCACCTCGCAGTGGGGCGAAGTGATGACCATGGCCGCCATGCGAATTGGTTGCCGGGGCGCCGTTGTCAATGGCATCCGCGATACGCAGGCTATTCTGGAACTGGGTTTCTCGGTCTTTCATAAGTACAAAGCCAATACGGGTATGCTGGGTCGTTTCCGGATGCACCACTACCAGAAACCCGTGCTCATGGGCGAAGTGACTGTGAAGCCCGGCGATTGGGTATTCGGCGACATCGACGGGGTGATCTCGATTCCGCAACATATCGCCTACGAGGTGCTGATTGCCGCTGAGAAGATTATGCACAAGGAAGACGAAATCCGGGAAATGGTCGAAAGCGGCATGAAACCAACCGACGTCGTAAAGAATGGAGGCTATTTCTGA